Proteins found in one Candidatus Binatia bacterium genomic segment:
- a CDS encoding MaoC family dehydratase has translation MSENAQKAFEIWKAAEGAEKGTGEWMVMTQERINQFADVTEDHQFIHVDPEAAKATPFGTTIAHGFLTLSMLTHLDATTPPPADMSRYQGIAMGINYGFDKVRFPSPVKVDSKIRVHSLLAKVELKGNAVQTTRTMTVEIEGSEKPALVADWLTRLMYG, from the coding sequence ATGTCGGAAAATGCGCAGAAGGCGTTCGAGATCTGGAAGGCTGCAGAGGGTGCCGAGAAGGGCACCGGCGAGTGGATGGTGATGACGCAGGAGCGCATCAACCAGTTCGCCGACGTCACCGAGGACCATCAGTTCATCCACGTCGACCCGGAAGCGGCCAAGGCCACTCCGTTCGGCACCACCATCGCCCACGGCTTTCTGACGCTCTCTATGCTGACGCATCTCGACGCGACCACGCCGCCTCCCGCGGACATGTCGCGCTACCAGGGCATCGCGATGGGCATCAACTATGGATTCGACAAGGTGCGATTTCCCAGCCCGGTTAAGGTGGACAGCAAGATTCGCGTGCACAGCCTGCTCGCCAAGGTCGAGCTCAAGGGCAACGCGGTCCAGACCACGCGCACCATGACCGTCGAGATCGAGGGCAGCGAGAAGCCGGCCCTAGTGGCCGACTGGCTCACCCGTCTGATGTACGGCTGA
- a CDS encoding MBL fold metallo-hydrolase, whose product MLDLGRFRVHLVSDGRFAMDGGAMFGIVPKPLWQRHVPFDDQNRIDMSLHCPLAENGKEAILIDTGLGDRLSEKEHMLYRVDRQGGLRARLAELKIDPEEVTHVVLTHLHFDHLGGAVVRNGAGHLVPAFPRAKHFVQRAELDTALHPTDARTAGAYGHATECLAPLQSAGLIEPLEGETDITPQLRVLVTGGHTPSHQCPVLSDGGSSFVHLGDVAPTRAHLRPAWNAAYDLDPLETMDAKNRLLTRAAEGEWWVSFDHDHEIACGRLSENWAKTGELDDSRPL is encoded by the coding sequence ATGCTCGATCTGGGTCGATTTCGTGTTCACCTCGTGAGCGATGGCCGATTCGCCATGGACGGCGGAGCGATGTTCGGCATCGTGCCCAAGCCGCTGTGGCAACGGCATGTGCCGTTCGATGATCAGAATCGGATCGACATGAGCCTTCACTGTCCGCTTGCCGAAAACGGCAAGGAGGCCATCCTCATCGATACCGGCCTCGGCGACCGTCTGTCGGAGAAGGAGCACATGCTGTACCGGGTCGATCGTCAGGGCGGACTTCGCGCTCGCCTGGCGGAGTTGAAGATCGACCCCGAGGAGGTGACGCACGTCGTGTTGACCCATCTCCACTTCGACCACCTGGGCGGGGCTGTCGTGCGGAACGGGGCCGGGCATCTCGTGCCGGCGTTCCCTCGGGCGAAGCACTTCGTGCAACGCGCGGAGCTCGACACGGCTCTCCACCCTACCGACGCGCGAACCGCGGGTGCCTATGGCCATGCGACCGAATGTCTCGCGCCGCTGCAGAGCGCCGGCCTCATCGAGCCGCTCGAAGGTGAGACGGACATCACGCCGCAGCTGCGGGTTCTCGTGACGGGCGGCCACACCCCGAGCCACCAGTGTCCCGTGCTGTCCGACGGCGGGAGTAGCTTCGTGCACCTTGGGGACGTCGCGCCCACGCGAGCGCATCTCCGCCCGGCGTGGAATGCCGCCTACGATCTGGATCCCCTCGAGACGATGGACGCGAAGAACCGACTTCTCACGCGAGCGGCCGAAGGAGAGTGGTGGGTGTCGTTCGACCACGATCACGAGATTGCGTGCGGTCGCTTGTCCGAGAACTGGGCGAAGACCGGGGAACTCGACGACTCCCGCCCGCTTTAG
- a CDS encoding patatin-like phospholipase family protein translates to MADAEQETEREEQLLQLQRMESKIVAAAVNYPGAISKRAEQQLRYAITLAGVDTFQPGAARKGGRTNRAEVRVRSALLDRFRERLLRELRDEILLPRSGDERLGNAAKALAPLLPELEKARAEILERYAGDFSAAALDQEVGKKTLVTIAGGGGGAAYVYIGAWAALQDAGFVPGYVIGSSMGALLGLFRAMRKRGDFGAYVKFAKSMRSRSEDIFRYVSLSTRYGFPGIVRLYLHAAVGSAFQRDNGDDMLLPDLEIPYEAVVAGIRRGAITESPDEDTRSHHLSVDKRPGPLQLRAQIGAQLVGLAGFISPRVVKEIVIGSDELTREFNVVDAAGFSAAIPGILHYDVAREDPHMDGILTELMKREDVGALVDGGVANNVPARTAWHQVQRGKIGTRNCYYLAMDCFYPQYGLGHIWLQPVTRLISYQVALNARYAQRRLEMYPTLSPINLLPSSAELDKAVGWGHAQINQHIPYIQKFLERVRWVP, encoded by the coding sequence GTGGCGGACGCGGAGCAAGAAACCGAACGCGAAGAGCAGCTTCTGCAGCTCCAGCGCATGGAGTCGAAGATCGTCGCGGCCGCCGTGAACTACCCCGGCGCGATCAGCAAACGGGCCGAGCAACAGCTCCGCTACGCCATCACCCTGGCCGGGGTCGACACGTTCCAGCCCGGCGCCGCTCGCAAGGGTGGCCGGACGAACCGCGCGGAAGTTCGCGTGCGCTCCGCACTGCTCGACCGATTCCGAGAACGACTCCTGCGCGAACTTCGCGACGAGATCCTCCTGCCACGCTCCGGCGACGAACGCCTCGGGAACGCGGCAAAGGCCCTCGCGCCCCTGCTCCCCGAGCTCGAGAAGGCTCGCGCCGAGATCCTCGAAAGGTACGCGGGAGACTTCTCCGCCGCGGCTCTCGACCAAGAAGTCGGCAAGAAGACACTCGTCACGATCGCCGGGGGCGGGGGTGGGGCGGCGTACGTGTACATCGGCGCATGGGCCGCACTGCAAGACGCGGGATTCGTTCCCGGCTACGTGATCGGCTCCTCCATGGGGGCGCTGCTCGGGCTGTTCCGCGCAATGCGCAAGCGTGGCGACTTCGGCGCGTATGTGAAGTTCGCAAAGAGCATGCGCTCCCGGTCGGAGGACATCTTCCGGTACGTCAGCTTGAGCACGCGCTACGGCTTCCCGGGTATCGTACGCCTCTATCTCCATGCGGCCGTCGGCTCCGCGTTCCAGAGAGACAACGGCGACGACATGCTCTTGCCCGACCTCGAGATTCCATACGAGGCCGTCGTCGCCGGTATTCGACGCGGTGCGATCACGGAGTCACCCGACGAGGATACGCGCTCGCATCACCTGTCCGTCGACAAGCGACCGGGACCGCTGCAGTTGCGCGCGCAGATCGGTGCACAGCTCGTCGGCCTTGCCGGATTCATCAGCCCTCGCGTCGTAAAGGAGATCGTCATCGGCTCGGACGAGCTCACGCGCGAATTCAACGTCGTCGACGCCGCCGGGTTCTCCGCCGCGATTCCGGGCATCCTTCACTACGACGTCGCCCGCGAAGATCCCCACATGGACGGGATTCTGACCGAGCTGATGAAGCGCGAGGACGTGGGCGCCCTCGTCGACGGGGGTGTCGCCAACAACGTTCCGGCGCGAACCGCATGGCATCAAGTGCAACGCGGCAAGATCGGCACCCGGAACTGCTACTACCTCGCGATGGACTGCTTCTACCCGCAGTACGGCCTCGGACACATCTGGCTTCAGCCGGTGACGAGGCTCATCTCTTACCAGGTCGCGCTGAATGCGCGGTACGCGCAACGGCGTCTCGAGATGTACCCCACCCTTTCGCCGATCAACCTGCTCCCGAGCAGCGCCGAACTCGACAAGGCGGTCGGCTGGGGGCACGCCCAGATCAACCAGCACATCCCCTACATCCAGAAGTTCCTCGAGCGGGTCCGCTGGGTCCCCTGA
- a CDS encoding ABC transporter ATP-binding protein gives MARVGGKGLHYLRPMWPHLTGMFLGFAALAVILVPVGLLLVDLLWTRILLGSPLTVQQAEILRLAVEPFTSEALTGPQRHEVLNRWLELAAFAFGLGVPGLLSLYAYRLWILQKINQTLRLDILDRLQSLSLRFHKEHTAGDAIYRMVQDAATVSRFLESLVITPIGAVAQFLLQLGIVSLFDPRLTGLLLAIWLPLTLLAWFRTGNLRHGLLAARAANARVTTRVQELAAALPVVKACGSEDWDAERFEEESRRSFQVAHSARIHVVTYEIQIYWVLGAAMVIAFAAGAVHTRSGHSTSATILGIHTWTLGLWTYFCARFAQAGTNARSLFVNWGRAQDVFAGLGRVFDLLDRAPDLTDAPDAVDLPTPREGVRLRSVSFRYDAGRAALDGVDFFTPIGSITAIVGPSGAGKSTLLSLLLRLADPDSGSIEIDGLALSRVRRASLREQLAIALQEPLLFGGTIADNIRWAAPAASDARVEAAARVACAHDFIQALPQGYETPLGERGVKLSTGQRQRLSIARAILKNPSILLLDEPTAALDVDTERKLVASLTAWGRDRTLFIVTHRPATAAMADQILALAHGRVQDRPAGETPS, from the coding sequence ATGGCCCGGGTCGGCGGCAAGGGCCTGCACTACCTCCGGCCGATGTGGCCGCACCTGACCGGCATGTTCCTGGGCTTCGCCGCCCTCGCGGTGATTCTCGTGCCGGTCGGATTGCTGCTAGTTGACCTCCTGTGGACCCGGATCCTGCTCGGCAGCCCGCTCACGGTTCAGCAGGCCGAAATCCTTCGGCTCGCCGTAGAGCCCTTCACAAGCGAAGCCCTGACCGGTCCGCAGCGCCACGAGGTACTCAACCGGTGGCTCGAGCTCGCGGCCTTCGCCTTCGGCCTCGGCGTGCCGGGCCTCCTGTCGCTCTACGCCTACCGACTCTGGATCCTGCAGAAGATCAACCAAACGCTCCGCCTCGACATCCTCGACCGCCTTCAGTCGTTGTCGCTCCGCTTCCACAAGGAGCATACCGCGGGCGACGCGATCTACCGCATGGTGCAAGACGCCGCGACGGTGTCACGATTTCTCGAGAGCCTCGTGATCACGCCGATCGGAGCCGTCGCACAGTTTCTGCTTCAGCTCGGCATCGTCTCCCTATTTGATCCGCGACTCACCGGCCTGCTTCTCGCCATCTGGCTCCCCCTCACGCTGCTCGCCTGGTTCCGAACCGGGAACCTGCGACACGGGCTTCTGGCGGCACGTGCGGCGAATGCGCGGGTCACCACCCGGGTTCAGGAACTCGCGGCCGCCCTACCCGTGGTCAAGGCATGCGGCTCGGAAGACTGGGACGCAGAGCGCTTCGAGGAAGAGAGCCGGCGGTCGTTCCAGGTCGCGCACTCCGCACGCATTCACGTCGTGACGTACGAGATTCAGATCTACTGGGTGCTCGGAGCCGCGATGGTTATCGCGTTCGCCGCGGGAGCAGTACACACGCGCTCCGGCCACTCAACCTCTGCAACCATTCTCGGAATCCACACCTGGACATTGGGGCTCTGGACCTACTTCTGCGCCCGGTTCGCACAGGCCGGCACGAACGCGCGGTCCCTGTTCGTTAACTGGGGTCGCGCACAAGACGTGTTCGCTGGACTCGGGCGCGTATTCGACCTACTCGACCGCGCGCCGGACCTAACGGACGCTCCCGATGCAGTCGACCTCCCGACCCCGCGAGAAGGAGTTCGCCTCCGGTCGGTAAGCTTCCGTTACGATGCCGGGCGAGCGGCGCTCGACGGGGTCGACTTCTTCACTCCCATCGGAAGCATCACCGCGATCGTCGGGCCGAGCGGCGCGGGGAAATCCACCCTGCTGTCTCTCCTGTTGCGCCTCGCGGACCCCGACTCCGGTTCGATCGAAATCGATGGCCTAGCGCTCTCCCGGGTGCGTCGCGCCTCCCTACGCGAGCAACTCGCGATCGCCCTGCAGGAACCACTCCTCTTCGGCGGAACGATCGCCGACAACATTCGGTGGGCGGCACCTGCCGCGAGCGATGCTCGAGTGGAAGCGGCGGCGCGCGTCGCCTGCGCGCACGACTTCATCCAAGCCCTACCCCAAGGGTACGAGACACCGCTCGGGGAGCGCGGGGTGAAGCTCTCCACCGGGCAACGTCAGCGACTCTCGATCGCCCGCGCCATTCTAAAGAACCCGTCGATCCTGCTTCTCGACGAGCCTACCGCGGCCCTCGACGTGGACACCGAAAGGAAGCTCGTGGCGAGCCTCACCGCGTGGGGCCGCGACCGGACCCTCTTCATCGTGACGCATCGGCCGGCCACCGCGGCGATGGCGGACCAGATCCTCGCACTGGCGCACGGGCGCGTCCAGGACCGGCCGGCCGGAGAGACGCCGTCGTGA
- a CDS encoding MFS transporter: MSEPAITNQPEESMSGKLSWGVKLAYGGPSFAGAAMAIPIGIFMPVFYSDVVLAPLGMIALATAMARALDALTDPVVGWLSDKTRTRYGRRKPWILAGTPLAALFFWLLFSPPEGLDPSSAVLWFGTMFALFFLFQTIEGVPLAALGAELTPDYKERNSVFGVRALFIALGTMVAALVPAILTGQLGPGREREIFSGMSATYGVVWLALMCIMLAVVSEHREYAERPTNPLVPGVRRALRNRPFAILLLSGVVGAIPGAVPAVLMPYFVRYVLQPEDPVVWTGTFLFLYLGTGLLFVPLWLWVAQKFGKLRAFISATCVGVSASLLYFFAGPGDLVWVGAVYFVSGTQAMAGTFLIPAMAADVIDYDELRTGLRREAQYTSFWSVIPKLVSIPGYSIPLALLAGVGYVPNEVQTAEVQFTISFLYSLFPAAFFVAALVIVSRYPISEEIHAQIRDGIGAHARGEVATDPLTQEELPPHRLSSEEVAEAWFLDNFSAGELRGALLGGASVVVRKVYLAASLAFLVCVVSAGLAAAGVPSLASDPHPLSVVGVVVAGLAFTAFVFHAMRIGAARRLVEARPSREVIEAHLVATAN; the protein is encoded by the coding sequence ATGTCCGAACCCGCGATCACAAATCAGCCCGAGGAGTCGATGTCCGGGAAGCTCTCTTGGGGGGTGAAGCTTGCTTACGGGGGGCCTAGCTTCGCCGGCGCGGCCATGGCGATTCCGATCGGCATCTTCATGCCGGTCTTCTACAGCGACGTCGTCCTCGCCCCGCTCGGGATGATCGCGCTCGCAACGGCAATGGCGCGGGCGTTGGACGCGCTGACGGATCCGGTCGTCGGCTGGCTGTCGGACAAGACCCGGACGCGATACGGCCGTCGTAAGCCCTGGATCCTCGCCGGCACGCCGCTCGCGGCGCTCTTCTTCTGGCTCCTGTTCTCACCGCCCGAGGGCCTCGATCCGAGCTCGGCGGTACTGTGGTTCGGTACGATGTTCGCCCTGTTCTTCTTGTTCCAGACGATCGAGGGCGTGCCGCTTGCGGCGCTTGGCGCCGAGCTGACGCCAGACTACAAGGAGCGAAACAGCGTCTTCGGTGTCCGCGCTCTGTTCATCGCGCTCGGTACGATGGTCGCGGCTCTCGTGCCGGCGATCCTGACCGGCCAACTGGGGCCCGGTCGAGAGCGCGAGATCTTCTCCGGGATGTCGGCGACGTACGGCGTAGTGTGGCTTGCCTTGATGTGCATCATGCTCGCGGTCGTTTCTGAGCACCGCGAGTACGCCGAACGTCCGACGAATCCTCTGGTGCCTGGCGTCCGACGCGCGTTGCGGAACCGCCCGTTCGCGATCCTGCTCCTCTCGGGCGTCGTCGGCGCGATCCCGGGTGCGGTGCCGGCGGTTCTGATGCCGTACTTCGTGCGCTACGTTTTGCAGCCGGAGGACCCAGTGGTGTGGACTGGCACCTTCCTCTTTCTCTATCTCGGCACCGGGCTGCTCTTCGTTCCCCTCTGGCTCTGGGTTGCGCAGAAATTCGGAAAGCTCCGGGCGTTCATCTCGGCGACTTGCGTCGGTGTGTCGGCGAGCTTGCTGTACTTCTTCGCGGGTCCCGGTGATCTGGTCTGGGTCGGCGCGGTCTATTTCGTGAGTGGGACACAGGCCATGGCGGGAACGTTCCTGATTCCGGCGATGGCGGCCGACGTGATCGACTACGACGAGCTTCGCACGGGCTTGCGACGGGAAGCGCAGTACACTTCGTTCTGGTCGGTCATTCCGAAGTTGGTGTCGATTCCCGGGTATTCGATTCCGCTCGCTCTGCTCGCCGGCGTCGGGTACGTGCCGAACGAAGTACAGACCGCCGAGGTCCAGTTCACCATCAGCTTCCTCTATTCGCTTTTCCCGGCAGCCTTCTTCGTGGCCGCGCTCGTCATCGTCTCTCGGTACCCGATCTCCGAAGAGATCCACGCGCAGATCCGCGACGGAATTGGTGCACACGCGCGTGGGGAGGTCGCGACGGACCCGCTCACGCAGGAAGAGTTGCCGCCTCATCGCTTGAGCTCGGAAGAGGTCGCAGAGGCATGGTTCCTCGACAATTTCTCCGCCGGTGAACTGCGTGGGGCACTCCTCGGCGGGGCGTCGGTCGTCGTGCGCAAGGTCTACCTAGCGGCCTCTCTCGCGTTCCTGGTTTGCGTGGTCTCTGCCGGGCTCGCGGCCGCGGGTGTGCCCTCGCTCGCGAGTGACCCGCATCCGCTCTCTGTCGTAGGCGTCGTGGTTGCCGGTTTGGCGTTCACGGCGTTCGTCTTTCATGCAATGCGGATTGGTGCAGCGCGTCGCTTGGTGGAAGCGAGGCCTTCACGCGAGGTCATCGAAGCGCACCTCGTCGCGACCGCGAACTAA
- a CDS encoding carboxyl transferase domain-containing protein — protein sequence MRVLESRVDAGSARYAENFAAYEKILATLRERQTWAIEGGAGRARSIERHLARGKVLVRDRIDLVIDDGTPFLELSTLSGYGQYEDAAPGAGIITGIGLVHGVPYVFVANDATVKGGSLLPVSIKKHVRAQDIALENGLGVIYLVDSGGAFLPLQDDIFPDKDHFGGSFYRQARLSAQGLPQLSVVLGGCTAGGAYVPALSDEVIMVDGIGRIFLGGPPIVKAALGEIIEPDDLGGAVLHTRTSGVSDYLADAEREAYGKLREICATTNQRPITERQGWANFADPEPPAFNPAEIYGIVSADDRISFEATEIIARLVDGSRFSPFKPEWGESIVCGFARVWGHLVGVIANDGIIFNESALKATHFIELCEQRRVPLLFLQNTSGYMVGRDSEAAGIAKNGAKMVSAVANATVPKYTVLIGGSYGAGNYGMCGRGFNPRFLFAWPNSRIATMASETAQTVLVDIRLAGMKGQETTDEQVAALRAEVAAQYDTQSDPYYATSRLWDDGLIDPVHTRDALGLCLGMAARQDEPAPGPGIVYRM from the coding sequence GTGAGGGTTCTAGAGTCGCGGGTCGACGCTGGCTCGGCGCGTTACGCCGAGAACTTTGCCGCGTACGAGAAGATACTCGCAACGCTGCGTGAACGCCAGACGTGGGCCATAGAAGGCGGTGCGGGGCGGGCGCGCTCGATCGAGAGGCACCTCGCGCGCGGGAAGGTGCTGGTCCGGGACCGGATCGACCTCGTCATCGACGACGGCACCCCGTTCCTCGAACTCTCGACGCTCTCGGGTTACGGCCAGTACGAGGACGCGGCGCCAGGGGCGGGCATCATCACCGGCATAGGGCTCGTGCACGGTGTGCCCTACGTCTTCGTCGCGAACGACGCGACGGTGAAGGGCGGCTCGCTTCTGCCCGTGTCGATCAAGAAGCACGTAAGGGCGCAGGACATCGCCCTCGAGAACGGCTTGGGAGTGATCTATCTCGTCGATTCGGGCGGGGCATTTCTCCCGCTCCAGGACGACATCTTTCCCGACAAAGATCACTTCGGCGGTAGCTTCTATCGCCAGGCCCGTCTCTCTGCGCAGGGCCTCCCGCAGCTCTCGGTCGTCCTCGGCGGATGTACGGCCGGCGGGGCCTACGTTCCGGCGCTCAGCGACGAAGTGATCATGGTGGACGGCATCGGTCGAATTTTCCTCGGGGGGCCTCCGATCGTTAAGGCGGCACTCGGCGAGATCATCGAACCCGACGATCTCGGCGGCGCGGTGTTGCACACGCGGACGTCCGGGGTGAGCGACTATCTCGCCGATGCCGAGCGCGAGGCGTACGGCAAGCTTCGCGAGATCTGTGCAACGACGAATCAGCGGCCGATCACCGAGCGCCAGGGATGGGCGAACTTTGCCGACCCGGAGCCGCCTGCGTTCAATCCGGCCGAGATCTACGGGATCGTGAGCGCCGACGATCGCATCTCGTTCGAGGCGACCGAGATCATCGCTCGTCTGGTCGACGGTTCGCGGTTCTCTCCGTTCAAGCCCGAGTGGGGGGAGTCGATCGTCTGTGGGTTTGCGCGCGTCTGGGGGCACCTCGTCGGTGTGATCGCGAACGACGGGATCATCTTCAACGAGTCGGCGTTGAAGGCGACGCACTTCATCGAGCTCTGCGAGCAGCGGCGGGTGCCCCTCCTGTTCCTGCAGAACACGTCGGGCTACATGGTCGGTCGCGACTCCGAGGCCGCTGGAATCGCAAAGAACGGCGCGAAGATGGTGAGCGCCGTCGCGAACGCGACGGTGCCGAAGTACACCGTTTTGATCGGCGGGTCCTACGGGGCCGGCAACTACGGGATGTGCGGGCGCGGCTTCAACCCGCGCTTCTTGTTCGCGTGGCCCAACTCGCGCATCGCCACGATGGCGTCCGAGACCGCGCAGACGGTTCTGGTGGACATTCGCCTCGCCGGGATGAAGGGGCAGGAGACGACGGACGAGCAAGTCGCGGCGCTTCGCGCCGAAGTGGCCGCGCAATACGACACGCAGTCCGATCCGTATTACGCCACGTCCCGGCTCTGGGACGACGGTCTGATCGATCCCGTCCACACGCGGGATGCTCTGGGCCTCTGCCTTGGAATGGCGGCTCGACAGGACGAGCCGGCTCCGGGGCCGGGCATCGTCTACCGGATGTGA
- a CDS encoding ABC transporter ATP-binding protein: MSNPPEDAGSREISLRTAVADLSRALRLVRPFWSRLLVKVGLLYLGLAALLLLPWPVKILIDQYILGLPLDQAARIPDFLRPLLTLLVGASPEETLLHVAGAQLLLVLLVGAAGADLAQRSIASAEIGGGVEQASTTENQANSGFSLIGGLIGLADVRYTMRLTQSLNHFLRTRLLRSLLHQPLARHYDGTVGDAIYRVMYDTASITEGVYQIVLSPLASIPFALVVVGLLWSLFGDHPVIPGLGLGLLVVGFIGTAPFASTIRRWSGRSREQGADATATLEEGLHNVAAVQGLGTEEHDRARFAEESWATFRRWFRFIVVILILIAVVTVPVLLILGAGLAYIVDLVIAESLSPGDFTVLITYFFYLGSACYDIGSIWIGVQSAAVGLHRVFEMMDLPEGDPSVPGAACASPVRSVRLEGVSFAYPNGPTVVDNVDLTLESGRVVALVGPAGAGKSTIAQLLPAFLHPSRGRVVFDGIDAAELDLRSLREQVAYVFQETALIDGTVAENLRRARPEATEKQMREALARAAATDVIENRPGGLESNVGVGGGKLSIGERQRLALARGLIRDTPIVILDEPTSALDSATERHIERALYDLRDGHAVLLIAHRLALVRNADEILFVDEGRILERGTHEELMSSATGAYRRLVELQS; the protein is encoded by the coding sequence GTGAGCAACCCACCGGAGGACGCGGGCTCGCGCGAAATCAGCCTCCGCACCGCTGTCGCCGACCTCTCTCGCGCACTTCGACTCGTGCGCCCGTTCTGGAGTCGGCTGCTCGTGAAGGTGGGTCTCCTGTACCTGGGGCTCGCCGCACTGCTCCTTCTCCCGTGGCCCGTGAAGATCCTGATCGACCAGTACATCCTCGGTCTCCCCTTGGACCAAGCGGCTCGGATCCCGGACTTCTTGCGACCACTCCTCACCCTCCTGGTCGGGGCGTCCCCCGAAGAGACACTCCTTCACGTCGCCGGCGCGCAGTTGCTTCTCGTGCTTCTCGTCGGCGCAGCCGGAGCCGACCTCGCACAACGCAGTATCGCTTCGGCGGAGATCGGTGGCGGCGTCGAGCAGGCCTCGACGACCGAGAATCAGGCGAACTCCGGATTCTCGTTGATCGGTGGCCTCATCGGGCTCGCCGACGTCCGCTACACGATGCGGCTCACGCAAAGCCTGAACCACTTTCTGCGCACCCGTCTCTTGCGTAGCCTTCTCCACCAACCGCTGGCTCGGCACTACGACGGCACCGTCGGCGACGCGATCTACCGCGTCATGTACGACACCGCGTCGATCACGGAGGGCGTGTACCAGATCGTCCTTTCACCGCTCGCGTCGATTCCCTTCGCACTCGTGGTCGTCGGCCTCCTCTGGAGCCTCTTCGGTGATCACCCGGTCATCCCCGGCCTCGGGCTCGGCCTGCTCGTGGTGGGCTTCATCGGCACCGCCCCGTTCGCAAGCACCATCCGGAGATGGAGCGGCCGAAGCCGTGAGCAGGGTGCCGACGCAACCGCGACTCTCGAGGAGGGGCTACACAACGTCGCTGCGGTTCAGGGCCTCGGCACCGAAGAGCATGACCGCGCGCGTTTCGCGGAGGAAAGCTGGGCGACCTTCCGTCGTTGGTTCCGTTTCATCGTCGTGATCCTGATCTTGATCGCGGTGGTGACCGTCCCGGTCCTCCTCATCCTCGGCGCCGGCCTTGCGTACATCGTCGACCTCGTCATTGCGGAGAGCCTGAGCCCTGGCGATTTCACAGTGCTGATAACCTACTTCTTCTACCTGGGCAGCGCCTGTTACGACATCGGCTCGATCTGGATCGGCGTCCAGAGTGCCGCCGTCGGCCTCCACCGCGTTTTCGAGATGATGGACCTGCCCGAAGGAGATCCGAGCGTCCCGGGCGCCGCCTGCGCGTCCCCCGTCCGGAGCGTTCGCCTCGAAGGCGTCTCCTTCGCCTACCCCAACGGGCCAACCGTGGTCGACAACGTCGACCTCACGCTCGAATCCGGCCGCGTGGTCGCCCTCGTGGGCCCCGCCGGTGCCGGAAAGAGCACGATCGCGCAGCTCCTCCCGGCGTTCCTACATCCCTCCAGAGGCCGCGTCGTCTTCGACGGCATCGACGCCGCTGAGTTGGATCTCCGGTCCCTACGGGAGCAGGTCGCGTACGTCTTTCAGGAAACCGCGCTCATCGACGGGACCGTCGCCGAGAACCTACGCCGCGCGCGGCCTGAAGCGACCGAGAAACAGATGCGCGAAGCGCTCGCCCGAGCCGCCGCCACCGACGTCATCGAGAACCGCCCCGGCGGGCTCGAATCGAACGTCGGGGTCGGGGGCGGCAAGCTCTCGATCGGCGAGCGCCAACGACTCGCTCTCGCCCGGGGACTGATCCGCGACACGCCGATCGTGATCCTCGACGAGCCGACTTCCGCGCTCGATTCAGCAACCGAGCGCCACATCGAGCGAGCGCTGTACGACCTCCGTGACGGCCACGCCGTCCTGCTCATCGCACACCGACTCGCCCTGGTCCGCAACGCCGACGAGATCCTCTTCGTCGATGAGGGCCGGATCCTCGAGCGCGGGACGCACGAGGAACTGATGTCGTCGGCGACCGGCGCGTACCGCCGGCTCGTCGAACTCCAGAGTTAG
- a CDS encoding alpha/beta hydrolase: MEPSSQRIRVNGVELCLFEWGHPQPGQPTFLLAHATGFHARCWDQVVRHLGPQHILAVDQRGHGRSEAPGITHWEVFGQDLAEIVRARDLTNIVGVGHSMGGHAMTQAAAWCPERFTRILLIDPVIASPDDYGPGGWTLSPPPGSLHPTAKRKSRFASPQAMIDRFRDRPPYANFLPECLRDYCTYGLLPAPDGDGCVLACSPATEASVYMTSRSNPGIYDSARSLEIPTLIVRAKLPLADRQIMDFSSSPTWPGLAGEFRQGREIFLADRTHFIPLETPEYVADLILRDDPGEGS; encoded by the coding sequence ATGGAGCCTTCCTCACAACGCATCCGCGTGAACGGCGTCGAACTCTGCCTCTTCGAGTGGGGCCATCCGCAACCCGGACAACCAACCTTCCTTCTCGCTCACGCGACCGGCTTTCACGCGCGCTGTTGGGATCAGGTCGTCCGGCATCTCGGACCGCAGCACATCCTCGCCGTCGATCAACGGGGGCACGGCCGGAGCGAGGCGCCGGGCATCACCCACTGGGAGGTATTCGGTCAGGACCTCGCCGAGATCGTCCGGGCGCGCGACTTGACCAACATCGTCGGCGTCGGTCACTCGATGGGCGGGCACGCCATGACCCAAGCGGCCGCCTGGTGCCCCGAACGATTCACCCGGATCCTCCTCATCGATCCCGTGATCGCCTCGCCGGACGACTACGGCCCGGGAGGCTGGACCCTGTCGCCGCCGCCGGGCTCCCTGCATCCGACCGCAAAGCGCAAGAGCAGATTCGCGTCGCCGCAGGCCATGATCGACCGGTTCCGCGACCGCCCCCCTTACGCCAACTTCCTTCCGGAGTGCTTACGCGACTACTGCACGTACGGTCTCCTCCCCGCTCCCGACGGCGACGGCTGCGTGCTCGCCTGCTCGCCAGCGACCGAGGCTTCGGTCTACATGACGAGTCGCTCCAACCCCGGCATCTACGACAGTGCGCGATCGCTCGAGATCCCAACCTTGATCGTCCGAGCGAAGCTACCTCTCGCGGACCGACAGATCATGGACTTCTCCTCGTCGCCCACCTGGCCCGGGCTCGCAGGCGAGTTCCGCCAGGGTCGCGAGATCTTCCTGGCCGACCGCACGCACTTCATCCCGCTCGAGACGCCGGAGTACGTGGCCGATCTCATCCTGAGGGACGATCCCGGCGAGGGTTCGTAG